Within the Triplophysa dalaica isolate WHDGS20190420 chromosome 2, ASM1584641v1, whole genome shotgun sequence genome, the region TGGCTGGCTTATCTTTAATATTTGGTccaagtcatccatttcaaaaacttattttaatttgttttgaaatgaagaaaattaaaaaaattggcaCAATTCAAGTTTCCCCCAGATAACTGATTTCAAACATTAGACATATGCCCTCAGATCAagaacatttcagtcaagtgaaCGTACGCTCAAAAAGTGCTTACtaagtccatccatccatccattttctaccgcttatccgaactacctcgggtcacggggagcctgcgcctatctcaggagtctttgggcatcaaggcaggatacaccctggatggagtgccaacccatcgcagggcacacacactcactcattcactaacgcactcacaccctacggacaatttttccagagatgccaatcaacctaccatgcatgtctttggaccaggggaggaaaccggagtacccggaggaaacccctgaggcacggggagaacatgcaaactccacacacacacaagtcggaagcgggaatcgaacccccaaccttggaggtgtgaggcgaacgtgctaaccactaagccaccgtgcccccgcTTACTAAGTCATGGTTCAAAATTTTAAAGactcttcatttttattaatatgtgtGTTCCTTGGGAACGTATCTCATGACGTATATGTTGCTATCAATTCTGCTTTTAACTGTGGATTTCACCAACAAATCCTGCACTTTAATAGTTTGGCTAAGAAACGTTCATAATGTTTATTGACACTGTCTGCTGATGTGACCCAATTTAATCTACTCTAAATTCTCGAGTTGTCTTTTTTCCATTCCCAGATGCTGCTACCCCTTCCCTTGACCCCGAGCTAGCCCCACCGAGCCTTGGTGATGTGATTAATGCGGTGAAGGCAGCCTTTGAGCAGGCAATACAGATATCAACAGAAGGCTCCATACATGAGGCCTTGGAGAAGACTGCAGAAGAACATGTACCACGGAAGACTCCAACAGAGCAGCCACCAATGTCAGAGAACGTGGCAGATCATACAACAGAAGAAGCAGCTGCAGTGCGAGTTAGTGAAGAGGAGACAGCGGATCTCACTGCGGGAGAACCAGATGCCCACGTGTCAGAATCAAATGAACAAACAGATGAGGAATCAGTTCAGGGACCTGCTCAAGAAGCAAAGCTTACTCAAGATGCAGACGAGGAACCTTCGAGACTTATAGAACATGAAACGTTTCAAGAGCGATCCGATTCAGAGCCggtcaaaacaacagaagaatcaATTATAAAAGCAGCGGAGTCGGTCGTTGAGGTAGTAGAATCTGTTGAGGAGCCAGAAAAGTCAGGTGGAGAGTCAGTTTTGTTAGGCCCTCAGGTTGTTACAGTGGGTGAACCAAATACTGAAAACGTTGCTGAGCATTTGGAAATGGAGGAATCACCTGTCCACGCTTTCACAGCTGACATACAATATGACAACAACCCAGGCGAGGAGGTTGAAAGAAGTCCAGGAGTGACAGAAAACGCATGGAAGCCTCAAGTGTCCGAGATGGAGAAGACTGTGGAAGCAAAGAAAGTAGAGGTGACAATAGCCAGTGAAGATGTTAAATCAGAAGGGCTCCAAGAAGATGTAAAAATGCTACCTGGGGTTATGGAAAGACCAGAGGCAGAGACAGAATCAGAGTTAAGACAAGAGGAAAGAAACGCTGGGATAGTGGTGGAGGGTGAAATGGGTGTTGTAGTTGAGGAACAGTTAGAAGAAGAACATGAAGCAGAGAAAGTAAAAACTGAAACTGAGCTTCAGACGTTTTTAGGAGAGGATGAGGACCCACCTACCGGAAAAACAGCAGCAGTGGAAACTCAACAGGAAGCAGGTATTGCAATTTCTGTAATGCGTAATTGCTACCCAAGACCATCCCAAACTGGAAAAATCCAATAAGGTTGAACCATAAAACTGCAAATTTATCTTCATGTTGAAGCTTACAAATGCTTAACGCTTTCTAAACCAGTTGTCCACAAAGTGGCAAATTACCGGGTTTGCTACGGTTTCAGAATTCACATAATGTAATTAGGCTTCACTGTCTGCTCCTTGCACTTACGATATACGGCAAAGCAACTTAGCCGCCCGAGGGCAACCCTTCCGTTTATAACAGCCTTAAGATTTATAACATGCCTCTCTGAAGATGACTGTCTAAAGTCTGGCCCCTGGGTGCTCTCTGAGTCATGATCTACCCACCATCAATTACACAATCACACTGCTGAAATACACTGCCTCAGTCAAGCTGTGCACAGTGTGAATGCCATCACATTATTTAGATTTTGAATTGAAACAGTGGAGGAGAATGTTCCTGAAAACacagaatataatataatttaataggATAGACAATAGTGTGGGGGTGGAACACATGAGCTCCCCTCTACATTAGAGGAGGAAAAAGACTGAAACATATGCAAAATGGATACTGTAAAATTGTTATctctaataaacagttttattttaacatttactgtATGGAAACCTCATAGCGACCAGCAAGATAACGGACAGTTTTATATGATAAATTCTGATAAACCATGCCCTATATGTTTCCTCTCCTGCTGTTCCTGTGACCTACATACAGAAACACACTCAATCCGCTGAGACTCAGATACCCCTTAACCCCATATCCATAATGTAGACATTACACTAAAAGAACTAGACTTTATTGAGTCTGGCATTTGTTTGAAAGCTGCTATCcatgatgtatttttttgtaaaaaaaagtaaatgatgttTAAGTTACTGTAAACTATCGGGCATGATCAATGCACATAAAGATAAGTCGTTTTTGTAACCTGCAAATTTGCACAAGAATTAGCACAAGTCCTttataaaaacacttcaaatctTCCAAAAAAAAACGAGAGTTGTCAATTTCACAGTGACTTTAAATCCCATGCATTACATAACAGCTTAATGCTTCTATTTTAAATGAGAGTTGCATTTTGGGGAAATTCTGGATTGTACAAAATTCACAAATAATAACAGTTCTGTACCAATTATACCAAATTGTAAATTATGAAGATACACACTGATTTGTAAAGTTTTCTTGGCGCCATTCACATATGTATGTATAGACCGTGAAAGCATAACTTCAAATTTCATATATTACCCCAAGCTCTGGTGTCACCATTCTGTTGTAATTTTCACCACCGTGTtaaatgtctctctcttttcacaACAGAGGTCATCGTGAACACTAAAGGGTCAATGAAGTGGCAGGAGCCTGTCATTAAACAGGTTCAAGCAACAGGCGGTATGATCCCCTTCTTTAAAACCTACTGATACCCACAGTATGTGGACACAACACAATGACTGTGTAGAAACTTCTGATTCTTTTACAGATAGAGCGCATGAAGTCAATGACGTGAATGAAATTATCACCTCCAGGGATCCGTTTGAGAACAGTCATGGTGAACTAGCATTGGTGAACTCAGTTGTGGACCTCCCCCCCACACCCACCCTTGGCCTGGGGCTCAAAGAAAGTGAAGCACGAGCAGAGGAACCCAATGACTCCACTTGTGAGACAATGTCATGATAAACAGGGTTCAAtaccaaagacaaaaaaatcacatttggaTGAAAGAAATGTACTTATGGGAATAAAATGCATGAAGATACATGTATTCACAGGGTGGGGTGATTTCAGCATTGCATCATTTTAATAGATGGAAGGCTCTAAAGATATTCACACCTGcccgtttctcttcttttattatatattcaacTTGTTATTTTTGACAGTGATCtcttttacattt harbors:
- the si:dkeyp-118a3.2 gene encoding uncharacterized protein si:dkeyp-118a3.2; the encoded protein is MLPGVMERPEAETESELRQEERNAGIVVEGEMGVVVEEQLEEEHEAEKVKTETELQTFLGEDEDPPTGKTAAVETQQEAEVIVNTKGSMKWQEPVIKQVQATGDRAHEVNDVNEIITSRDPFENSHGELALVNSVVDLPPTPTLGLGLKESEARAEEPNDSTYSKASGQEAWKIGAIAAAFFLILQTAVTIVYILKCRRKPNSNVTPKKLGARGNGGLEYDATNKETTIPIDEQIAVDDLPEYSQVQEEDVAMTTGPPHSSETNSSHDLRTSVV